The genomic window TTAAACCTTCAACTTGTACAGAGATCATGTTAAAGCTTTTCTGCGTGTTACGTTTCCAACGAGCAAATATGGACATCAGCTCCCCATTATCCCGTACTAGTAAGTACCGTCTGGCATGGGGCTGGATGGATTTATAACGGGGGAAAAGAATATGCTTGACTTTTGCAGGAAAAACAAATAGCACGAACAAAGTGACAGAAAATCTTATAATAGTTAATAAGAATTctatttttttacttgaaacTTGCACGAGAAAAGTAAATGGTTTTACAAGGTCATGTTAGTTCCATTTCTTCTTATATTTTCCTTAACATACAAACCGTATAAGTCAATGTcccgtatatacatgtacttggggaTAATGTTCTGAGGATTTGAATGGCTGCACATTTGGTCTGAAATTGGCGCCATCACTAACTACACCAGGCGACTTGTTTTCCATTGATACATCACATACATACAACACCCGCTTCAGCGACAATCTCTGCATACTGTCTGAAGAATGATAAAACGAACTATCTACACCAAGGAATGAAGTAAATGTTCTTATCAACAATCTACGGGACTGCCTATTCAAATAGATCTGTCTCGCTGACGTGACATGTCTGGTTGTTGTTGATCGGCTTGATCAAAAACAACGTCACTCCAGTCTGTTTAGGCTGTAGGCATGTAAATTTGGACTGAATCTAAGTAAACCGAGTGTGCAATTACTACAGAAGGCATTTACTTACCTTGTAAACAGAAAACACCGACAACGATGACGGCAAGAGACAATCTTTTACGAACCTCCATGTTGGCATACCCCCGCACACACTGTAATTACTATGGGCTGCAGATACAAGGTGCGGTCTCTTCTAGGTGGGGTCTTTAAACATTGTTAGTTCAACAATAGACCGTGACGGCTGGTCCGTCACGAAGGTTATGGACCCCTTGTTGGGACCAACCAATGCGCAATTATTCGGTGGTGCAGGAATAACACGGTGGGATGTTGTTTGCAGTTTCTTGCATATGATAAAACTCAAACAAGTTTTCCCGATTTAGAATATATGATTATTAAATCACACTGACTCATTCTCTAAATTGTAACGTGGTCCTCAAGGCGATTCGATGtgaaacgtaacgttacagatacaacaaaaaaattggataGTTTGTTCTCCTGATACATGCCACATCATAACACGTTGCCTTGGAGATGAGGGGACGTGTTCGCTAAAATACTCCTGGATCATGGACGGATTCTTTCTATTACGCGTCTtctttgtacattatttttACAATGATGGGCTAATACGAGTTAGCAACACCTTGATGAGCCACGGTGACATTTGCTCGTCGGCAAAGATGTGACCCGGAAGTTATCATTGTGGTGTAACGTTAATGTTTACTTTTAAAAGCGGGTTGAGTACCATGGTTGCCATACTAGATAATGGTGTGCGTAGTCACACACTTAATAATCACCGAGTTGATATATGTCACTGGCTCGATCATCAAATTACTTTGAACGCCTTCCTGATACTAGTGGTGTGCTCACATAAATAAACACTTTGCAATAGCTGTGTCTTCTAGTCATTGTGCACTACAAATGATAACGTCACACCAGAGGAGTTGGACAATATCTGACATTTGAGACCTTGGCTAATACCAGCTTATAGATACTTGATACTCCCTACAATAGGAACACTAGGCTGATAACAATAGAGGCAACGAGAGTTCCCAACATGGCAGCTCTGTCCAGTACGAGGGCCGCCATCTTCCATTCGCTTTCTTCCTCACCATCCTTTACATTTGTCTGTAGGTGGGCGGAGATGTCCTCCATCTTTGATGAAATTTGATGAAGTAGGGACACCAGGGACCGATGCGCACAATCGTTTTGGCCGTTCTCGTATCGGATGTCATGACGGATGTCCTTCATTTCGGTGCCGTCATCATACAGCAAGTCGTGGTTGCCTTTTCGCGTCTTCTTGAAGATAGACCGGTCTTTAGCGATGTTGCACATGCAGAAGAAGGACGCCATGTAGTGGAGAATGAGCACGTGGAGCCAGCGGGGTAACGGCCGGGACGGGTGGCTGGGGTGGGACAACCGGAGAACCAGGATGGTGATGAGCAGCGAGATGGTGACCAGGACAATGGTGGCGGTGAAGAACTGGCCTGAGGTGAAATAGGTACACAGCATGGAGGAGGTTAACTTGTACCCCAAGAAGAATGGGCATGAACTGCAAATTTCCCACAAGGACATGCTAAAGTGAGGATTCAGCTATCATATCAGGTTCTTACCGAGCATGGGTGTAGATGTGGAAGTGGCGGGGAGCTGTGTGGTCAGGAGTTGCTGAAACACCACCAGCGACAGGAGGACCGTGATGGTAAAACCCAGCCTCTCTGTAAAACAGACATGGTTTATTACTTGTTGCTCATATACGACCTTCTTGAACTATATGTCCGGACATAAGGCACAATCCAGTGTCTGGTTATTGCTAGAACAGTCCCTTACCACCGCTGTCAGGCGGGATGTAGAAGGCCGCTAGGTTCAACACCAACAGGTCCAGACACGGGACCACCATGTTGATGATGTAGAACAGGCGGCGGCGCGTGAGGTGGACGTGCAGCTCAATGTATGGCCAGGGGTTATCTGGGCAGCAGGAGAAGTTCGTCTCCTGGACAGAACGACAGGGGGAATGGTTTCTTTCGGCGATGCTGTTGCAGTACATAGTACATTTATATGCCAATTTGCCAAAGCAGCGCTAGCAGCAGCTGTTGGCACTCTACCACAGTACCTGCCACAGAGTAAGTCTCAAATTTTGATCTCACAATTGTCGCCGGCAGCAGTTGTAATACAGCGGttcttttgtttgtctgtttgtttgtttgtttgtttgt from Branchiostoma lanceolatum isolate klBraLanc5 chromosome 4, klBraLanc5.hap2, whole genome shotgun sequence includes these protein-coding regions:
- the LOC136431986 gene encoding neuronal acetylcholine receptor subunit alpha-7-like — its product is MYCNSIAERNHSPCRSVQETNFSCCPDNPWPYIELHVHLTRRRLFYIINMVVPCLDLLVLNLAAFYIPPDSGERLGFTITVLLSLVVFQQLLTTQLPATSTSTPMLGQFFTATIVLVTISLLITILVLRLSHPSHPSRPLPRWLHVLILHYMASFFCMCNIAKDRSIFKKTRKGNHDLLYDDGTEMKDIRHDIRYENGQNDCAHRSLVSLLHQISSKMEDISAHLQTNVKDGEEESEWKMAALVLDRAAMLGTLVASIVISLVFLL